Proteins found in one Candidatus Bathyarchaeum sp. genomic segment:
- a CDS encoding valine--tRNA ligase yields the protein MKKFPKKFNLLAIEEKWQQNWEEMGIYHFNRTDPRPSFTIDTPPPYPSGNFHMGNVLNWTYIDTLARYKRLRGYNVLFPQGWDCHGLPTEVKTEEIHKIKKTDLPPAEFVKLCKKVIDKYIAIMKKAIIRLGCSVDWTTEYKTMNPDYWRRTQLSFIMLHKKGLIYKGTHPISWCTSCETAIADAEVEHEQKTGTLHFIKFMLDDRNHLTIATSRPELLQACVTVAVNPEDERYSKYIGQTITVPIADRQVKIIAEKEVDPEFGTGVLMICTYGDKADVQAVSALKLEPIILIDDKGKMNENSGKYCGLTTIEARKVIVNDLEESGCLEKTQPLSQEVGTCWRCKHPIEILEHEQWFMNTRKFTEQVKQNTLEVTWYPDYMKKRMIDWTNSLDWDWVISRQRIFATPIPVWYCKQCQEVILAEPDWLPIDPRNEGPKTDNCPKCGCSEFVPETDVLDTWFDSSLTCAVHAGWPDKDDWQKLFPADVHPSGYDIIRTWAYYLMVRGLALFDQKPYSSVLINGMVLGCDGRKMSKSLGNFVATPEVFEKYGADAPRQWATGGGATGSDIPFRWEDVEYAWRFLRKLWNASKFAGMHLKDYNPTSKQPQLELIDRWLLSKMERVTKKVTEALDNCQFNVATDEIRKFTWHSFCDNYIEAVKHRLYQPETYGEEKRQAAQYTLYVTIYRIIQMLSPISPHITEELYQIMFADDKHLESIHVSQWPKIQEELIDEAVEKSGDLIVAVMGEIRRDKAENQKPLNAEIQKLTVYTQDKQAADILAKAEEDLVGTCKIMKLDIQLSKGKGKEVQGYPEIQFVAEY from the coding sequence ATGAAAAAGTTTCCTAAAAAATTTAATTTACTTGCCATCGAGGAAAAGTGGCAGCAAAACTGGGAAGAAATGGGCATTTATCACTTCAACCGAACTGACCCTCGTCCATCTTTTACGATAGACACTCCTCCTCCTTATCCGTCCGGCAACTTTCATATGGGAAACGTTCTGAACTGGACCTACATCGACACTCTCGCCAGATACAAACGCTTACGGGGCTACAATGTTTTGTTTCCTCAGGGCTGGGACTGTCACGGGCTTCCAACAGAAGTAAAAACAGAAGAAATTCACAAAATAAAAAAAACTGATTTGCCTCCAGCGGAATTTGTTAAGCTCTGCAAAAAGGTTATTGATAAATACATCGCCATAATGAAAAAAGCCATCATACGTCTTGGCTGTTCTGTGGACTGGACCACCGAATACAAAACCATGAATCCCGACTACTGGCGAAGAACCCAACTCAGCTTCATTATGCTCCACAAGAAAGGTCTAATCTACAAAGGAACTCACCCCATTAGTTGGTGCACGAGCTGTGAAACCGCGATTGCAGATGCAGAAGTAGAACACGAACAAAAAACTGGTACTCTTCACTTTATCAAATTCATGTTGGATGATAGAAATCATCTAACCATAGCAACTAGCCGACCTGAGCTCTTGCAGGCTTGTGTAACTGTAGCAGTAAACCCTGAAGATGAACGCTACAGCAAATACATTGGTCAAACAATCACAGTTCCCATCGCAGATCGTCAAGTCAAAATTATTGCTGAAAAAGAAGTGGACCCCGAATTTGGTACTGGAGTATTAATGATTTGTACCTACGGCGATAAAGCTGATGTGCAGGCTGTTTCTGCTCTGAAGCTTGAGCCTATTATTTTGATAGATGACAAAGGAAAAATGAATGAAAACTCTGGAAAATACTGTGGCTTAACGACTATTGAAGCACGAAAAGTTATAGTAAATGACCTAGAAGAATCAGGGTGCCTAGAAAAAACTCAGCCTTTAAGTCAAGAAGTAGGAACCTGCTGGCGATGCAAACACCCCATTGAGATTTTGGAACATGAGCAGTGGTTCATGAATACCCGAAAATTCACTGAACAGGTAAAACAAAACACTCTGGAAGTAACTTGGTATCCAGATTACATGAAAAAACGCATGATCGATTGGACAAACAGCCTAGACTGGGACTGGGTAATTTCCCGTCAAAGAATCTTTGCTACTCCTATTCCTGTTTGGTACTGCAAACAGTGTCAAGAAGTCATTTTGGCTGAACCTGACTGGTTGCCAATTGATCCCCGAAACGAAGGACCAAAAACTGATAACTGTCCAAAATGTGGCTGTTCAGAATTTGTTCCTGAAACTGACGTTTTGGATACGTGGTTTGATTCTTCTCTTACTTGTGCGGTTCATGCAGGCTGGCCCGACAAAGACGACTGGCAAAAACTGTTTCCTGCTGATGTGCACCCATCGGGATACGACATTATTCGGACTTGGGCATATTATTTGATGGTGAGGGGTCTGGCCTTGTTTGATCAAAAGCCATATAGCAGCGTGTTAATCAACGGAATGGTTCTGGGATGTGATGGCAGAAAAATGAGTAAATCCCTTGGAAACTTTGTGGCAACCCCGGAAGTGTTTGAAAAATATGGTGCTGATGCTCCACGGCAATGGGCAACAGGTGGCGGAGCTACAGGTTCAGACATTCCTTTCCGATGGGAAGACGTTGAATATGCATGGAGATTCTTAAGAAAACTGTGGAATGCTTCAAAATTTGCAGGAATGCACCTCAAAGATTATAACCCAACCAGTAAGCAGCCACAACTTGAACTTATTGACCGTTGGCTTCTTAGTAAAATGGAGCGGGTCACCAAGAAAGTAACTGAAGCTTTAGATAACTGCCAATTTAACGTCGCAACAGATGAAATCCGTAAATTCACTTGGCACAGTTTTTGTGACAACTACATCGAAGCCGTCAAACACAGGCTCTATCAACCTGAAACGTATGGAGAAGAAAAGCGTCAAGCTGCCCAGTACACTCTTTATGTGACTATTTATCGAATAATTCAGATGTTATCCCCAATTTCTCCTCACATAACTGAAGAGCTCTACCAGATAATGTTTGCAGACGACAAACACCTTGAGAGCATTCATGTTTCCCAATGGCCAAAAATTCAAGAAGAGCTAATCGACGAAGCTGTTGAAAAAAGCGGGGATCTTATTGTTGCTGTTATGGGCGAGATTCGACGCGACAAAGCAGAAAACCAAAAACCCTTGAATGCTGAAATCCAAAAACTAACAGTATACACACAAGACAAACAAGCCGCAGATATTCTAGCAAAAGCTGAAGAAGACCTAGTTGGAACCTGCAAAATAATGAAACTGGACATCCAGTTGTCTAAAGGTAAAGGAAAAGAAGTTCAAGGATATCCTGAGATACAATTTGTTGCAGAATACTAA
- a CDS encoding OsmC family protein, translating to MSIQKKIDLEWKTNLQFEAKNPKGLCVNFDVPAAHGGDETAMSPMENVLASLAACSSLNVLIILKKKRQKVSSYKIQATADKKTDAPPKVFTKIHLKHIVKGENINPEALKKAIELSEEKYCSVAAMLKKAVEITSSYEILED from the coding sequence ATGAGCATACAAAAAAAGATAGATTTGGAATGGAAAACTAATCTTCAGTTTGAAGCAAAAAACCCAAAAGGGCTCTGTGTAAACTTTGATGTTCCAGCAGCTCACGGCGGAGATGAAACTGCAATGTCTCCAATGGAGAACGTGCTAGCAAGCTTAGCAGCGTGTAGCAGTTTGAATGTTTTGATAATCCTCAAAAAGAAACGACAAAAAGTAAGCAGCTACAAAATACAAGCTACCGCGGACAAAAAAACAGACGCTCCACCAAAAGTGTTCACAAAAATTCACTTAAAGCACATAGTCAAAGGCGAAAACATTAATCCAGAAGCTCTAAAAAAGGCAATAGAGCTTTCTGAAGAAAAATATTGTTCAGTAGCAGCAATGCTCAAAAAAGCAGTAGAAATCACTTCATCATACGAAATACTAGAAGATTAA